One window of the Pedobacter ginsengisoli genome contains the following:
- a CDS encoding Lrp/AsnC family transcriptional regulator, with translation MNTSILDQTDLEILRLLQKDARLTNKELALKLHKGSSTMFERVSRLKDLGYITGSVTLIDRNKFDELWISFTQVQLNDHSGEALIAFQNEVIRFSEVLECYHTTGAFDFLLKIVVSDMAGYNRLIVEKLAKLKNVGSLQSCFVVNEAKRELAYPLKDRT, from the coding sequence ATGAATACAAGCATATTAGATCAAACGGATCTCGAAATTCTTCGCTTATTGCAAAAAGATGCAAGGCTTACCAATAAAGAATTAGCCCTTAAATTGCATAAGGGCAGCAGTACTATGTTTGAACGCGTAAGTCGTCTTAAAGACTTGGGCTACATTACAGGGAGTGTAACACTTATTGACCGCAATAAATTTGATGAACTTTGGATATCCTTTACTCAGGTTCAACTAAACGACCACAGTGGCGAAGCACTTATCGCATTTCAAAACGAAGTAATTCGTTTCTCAGAAGTATTGGAATGCTACCATACTACAGGAGCTTTTGATTTCCTTTTAAAAATTGTGGTGAGTGATATGGCAGGCTACAATAGGCTAATTGTAGAGAAGTTGGCAAAACTTAAAAATGTAGGATCATTACAGAGCTGCTTTGTAGTTAATGAGGCCAAAAGAGAATTGGCCTACCCACTAAAAGACAGAACATAA